In the genome of Aequorivita sp. H23M31, the window ATACGGTTTCTCGTTTAGAAGCTTAAGTATAGTTATTAACTTTTCTATATCTACACCTCCAGGAACAATATACTTTATATAATCTGTTGTATATGACTTGTCCTTCATATAATTAAAATCATCCGATTCTAACTTGATATCCACTTTTCGTTTCAAGTTTTCTAAAATGACCTCTATAAAGGACAAGTCGTATTCCTTATATTCATCTAACATAATAAATCCAAGTTTTATTTAAAGAAAATATCTACATTTTTCCCTTCATAAGCTTTCGGTAAAGTAAAAGTATCAAACCCTTTCTTGCCGGATTGAGATGCTCTAAAAATTATTGTTTCACCATTTTTAGTCAACTTTATCACATTGCCCGCTTTCTGATAATTCCACCCATCTTTCACTAACTGTACAAAATGTTGACCTGCACCATATGCACCTCCTTCGAGAACAGCTTTAAATTTCCCACCACCAGAAGTTAATTTGAAGGCGTCAGAAGCTTTTACCGCATATTTTAATAAATCCTTACTAGATTTTATATCCCTTAAATATTTTAGATACTTTGGCAATTTCAATACAACTCCAAGTCCTCCAGCAGAAATATACTCTATTGAGCCCGAACTACCAATAAATTTAGCCATATATCTGCCTGTTGGATACCCTTCTTCATCCACAGAATACCAAACTCCATCTGGTCCTTTCCATTTCCTGCCGTTTGCATCTCCCATTAGCTTACCAAACCACCCTTGTTTTTCCGACACTTGAATATCTCCAAAAGGATTCGGATCTTGTTGTTCTTGACTACTTTCATTACAATCGTCACATTGTGCCGTGTTTCCATTCCCATCAGAAAAAGTGCCATTTCCAGTATTTGTCCAAGTAGTTCCACTTTCTGACCTATCAAACAAATCTCTCAAGAAACTTTCACTATCGGCACCGGTTGGGTCTGCCCAAAAAATAGGATTATTATCAAAAGCAGTATATGTAGATTGTGAAAAATGTGTAACAGGATCAATAGTAGTAAATCTACCTATCGCTGGGTCATAATTCCGAACATCCATCTCATAGATGTTTAAACCCAAACTTTCTTCTAGTTCCTGTCCATTAAATTTGAACTTGCGCGCAACGCTGTTCCCGCTGGGCGATACATCTGTATTATACCCTTTGTGTTCAAGCCCAAAAGGATAATAATTATGCTCCTCAATATTTCGGTCCTTAGCTCGATACTGCCATCTCCGTCGGTATCGGAATAGGACAGCCTGATGTTCCCCAAGTGGTCCTTGTACTATTTCCATTGAATAGTGGCTTTACTTTTCCATTAATGTCGTCCTCCACAAGATTATAATTGATCTTAAAAGCAAATAGATCCTTTGGCGCGCCACTTTGGTACAGGCTGCCCACATCATTGATATCCGTGAGCCAGCCCCTGCTGTTGTACTTGTAGTCCACCTTTTGCAGTGCCGAGGAACCTGACAGATCCGCACCGCCAACCTTTTTCTGGGATAACTGGCCCAAAATATTGTATCCGTTGTTGGAAAGCAGCTGGGCGGGAGCGGAGCCGTACTAATGGGGGGGCTTAAAGCAATTACTTTTATTCATATCAGAGTCAAAGGAGCAATTAATCCTCAAATCATCTTCTACAACAGTAACAACATTTATAGTTCCCTTTTCATCATTTATAAATTCAACCTCATAAGCTATTGGCGTAAACTCATTATAAACCATAACTATCGTTCCTAAAGTATCAATTGGTATATCTTCCGATATTTCCTTTTTTGATTTTACCACATCATATAATTTAAACATAAAATTGTTTTATTTTGCTGGATATCCTGTTACTAACTTTACTAATCCATCTTTATTTTTAATCCATCCAAAAGTAACGTCAACAACTCTTCCATTAGCCCCTTTGATAGCTATATTTTGAGAATATTTGGTTCCATATTTTGTTACTTCTGTTGCAATCGCTTTTTTATTATTAAATACGATTTGCTTCGCTAAATCATCAGCATTATTTATTGTAAAACCTAATGCATCTTTAAAAAACTCTGCTTTTGAGCTTCCAGTTGTGTGGTCAAAATTCAATAAATAACGAGCCAGTTTATCTTTAACACTTGCACTCATTGCTGAACTAAAAACACTTTTAAACTTTACAAGTTTGTAAACATAAATACCTCCTTGTAGAACTTTTGCAACAGCCCATTCTCCTACTACAAATAAAACCACTTGTCCTGCAGCTTCAGCTTTTTCTCTCTCGTTTTGAGCGATATCCTCATCTGTAGGATTATATGGGTCGTTTCCATTCAAATATGCGGTTTTTGATGGACCATTGTATGCCATTGCATAAAACTCCCCAGCATTCATTTCCCTTACAGCTTTCTTTTTCGCACATGGTGGTTTTACTGGACACCCACATTGACAATTACCTTGATTATCGAAAGTTGCTGAACCATTTTCAGGGGTTTGATTCCAAGCATCATTAATTAAGTCTATAGGTGATTCAGAATCTGCTCCACTCGGGTCTGCGAAAAACACTGGATTATTATCAAATGCCGTATATGTAGAAAAATCATGATGAGTAACTGGGTCGATGCTTGTAAATCTAGCAATAGCTGGGTCATATTGCCTAAAATCCATTTCATAAAGATTTAGCCCCAAAGCTTCCTCGTGCTCGATACCATTAAATTTGAACTTGCGCGCAACGCTGTTCCCGCTGGGCGATACATCTGTATTATACCCTTTGTGTTCAAGCCCAAAAGGATAATAATTATTCTCCTGAACAATTTCAGTAGCTGCATTAATAGTCCCATCTCCATCGATGTCCGAGTAAGACAACCGTATATTCCCCAAGTGGTCCTTATATTGAAACACATACTGGAACGAATAATAATTCCCTACCGGAATGACCTTTACGTACCCTTCGGAATGCGGGAAAAAGTCCAGTTTCTCGTTCAAATATATAAAACCGTCCAAATAATCGGTGGTACTTATCTCACTGCGGTCACGTACTTCTTTTCTAAGTTTAACTCCCAAGACATCCCGCCAAAAAAGGCGGGCAGGCATAAATGTAATCAATCTCCCCGCCATTTTCAAAAAGAATCTTAACGGGAAGGTTCAGGTGCCTGCCTGCCGGAAACCTGCCTGACAGAGGCACGCCAGGCAGGGTTATATACTATTTCCTTTATTTCCTTGTCCTTATCCGCAATTAGGTTGCCGTAGTTGTCGTATTTAAAGTCCGGGTCGCGCACATCAGGGTTTCGGTCGTTGTAGCCATCGGGATGGCGCTCTTGGTCTACCACATTCTGCAACTGGTTGCCCTTGTCGCATGTGTATACCAGATCGTCAATTGCGATTGGAGGATCGGCGGCATCTACCTGGCCGTTGCGGTGTAGGGTGAGCAGATTGCCGTTGCTGTCGTAACTGTAATTTGCGCTGTAGGAATCGGCTGAAGAGACCGACAGCTAGCGCTAGGATAAAGTAGGGGCACGGGCGGGACGCCCGCGCCAGCAGGGGGTCTATCATTTCGAGCCACGTTTTTATAAGGTAGAACCGTTCTTTTGCCCGATACTCCCAAAAAAAGATAGCCTAAAAGTCAAGAAAGCTAGCTTGCCAGCTCTAACACTACTGCAAAGAAAAGAGCTGATGGTCGACACAATGCTGACCAACCGAAGATTCAAGGACTTCTTCAATAAGAACGTGGCGGCGTTGTAAAACAATAATTACATTCTACTCCGCTTTGTAAGTTTCAGCCCTGATATTTTTATTATGTAAAATCTTCCCATCACATTTTTTATTATAAATTAAACTATCTGGAACATTGATATTTAATTTATTAAAAATATACTTGCCACTTAAATTATAACTATCATATACAAATACTGGATATTTATTCTTGTAAACAAAAAAGCCTTTTAATTCTTTATTATTTACATTTTTATATTGGGTATAATATAAATTTTGTCTAATTTTCAAAATATCCATATCTGTAGAATCTTTGAAAAAAACAGCCTCGTAGTAAGGATAAACGCAGTTGATTAAAGTTCTATTCCCTAAACTGTCTACTTCATAAAATAAACTAATAGGATACTTTTCGATATAACTATCTAAGCTGTTTTTAAAAAACTGTTCTTCTTTATTCGTGCAACTGAATAAAAACAATGTAATAAGTGCTATTGTAATTCTCAAAATCTTATTCTTTTAACGTTGGCGCTCTCTCTACCATAACGGTCAATACCCCAGGTTTTGTTATCGCTCGGAAAATAAATTTGATATGATTTATATCCTAAATTATTCAAATAATGTGGGCCAACTGACGAATCACCATAAACTGACTCTAATCTGTTTTGATATCCATTTTCTCCCGGGTGTGAGTGTATGGAATATAAACCTTGTCCCATAGACCTTGGTAAAGAAGGGGAAGAAGACAACCCAAATTGACCATCTAAACCGCCAAGTCCTAAGGTGCCAATCTGATAGTTAAAATTGCCGTTTTTATCATTAAAACCTATAAGTCCCCATTCAACTTTTGAATTTTTCGCAGCAAAATCATATATCCTATTTACCTCGTTTTTCTCACTCCCATCTGCATAAGCTATATATTCATTAGCAGTAAATGTAGATCCCCCTATTTCCGATGTTCCATATTGTTTAGTTTTCACACTATGTGCCAAATCACTTACTATACTGCTTCCATCATCACGAACATTTGACTCTACATAATCACCATTTTTATCAACACCGTATTTAGAATCCATTTTATACAACCTGTCTACTTCATTGCCTTGCTCATCATAATATTTTTGGTCATCAATGTGCCTAATATTACCATTATCATCAATACCATAAGTATCTTCTAACATTCCTGTGGGGTCAATGTATCGAATTGGATTATTAAAAAATGCCCTGTATGGTGTCCAGTCCGGTGCCTTCTCCGCCAACGGGTCAACGGAAGTAAATCTACCTATCGCGGGGTCATATTGCCTAAAATCCATCTCATAGATCTCAAGTCCAAAGGGATAATAATTATGCTCCTCAATTATTTCGGCCCTTGGCTCGATACTGCCATCTCCGTCGGTATCGGAATAGGACAGCCTAATGTTCCCCAAGTGGTCCTTGTACTGAAACACATACTGGAACGAATAATAATTCCCTCCCGGAATGACCTTTACGTACCCTTCGGAATGCGGGAAAAAGTCCAGTTTCTCGTTCAAATATATAAAACCGTCCAAATAATCGGTGGTAGTTATCTCACTGCGGTCACGTACTTCTTTTCTAAGTTTAACTCCCAAGGCATCCCGCC includes:
- a CDS encoding RHS repeat-associated core domain-containing protein gives rise to the protein MEIVQGPLGEHQAVLFRYRRRWQYRAKDRNIEEHNYYPFGLEHKGYNTDVSPSGNSVARKFKFNGQELEESLGLNIYEMDVRNYDPAIGRFTTIDPVTHFSQSTYTAFDNNPIFWADPTGADSESFLRDLFDRSESGTTWTNTGNGTFSDGNGNTAQCDDCNESSQEQQDPNPFGDIQVSEKQGWFGKLMGDANGRKWKGPDGVWYSVDEEGYPTGRYMAKFIGSSGSIEYISAGGLGVVLKLPKYLKYLRDIKSSKDLLKYAVKASDAFKLTSGGGKFKAVLEGGAYGAGQHFVQLVKDGWNYQKAGNVIKLTKNGETIIFRASQSGKKGFDTFTLPKAYEGKNVDIFFK
- a CDS encoding DUF4926 domain-containing protein is translated as MFKLYDVVKSKKEISEDIPIDTLGTIVMVYNEFTPIAYEVEFINDEKGTINVVTVVEDDLRINCSFDSDMNKSNCFKPPH
- a CDS encoding RHS repeat domain-containing protein, which gives rise to MITFMPARLFWRDVLGVKLRKEVRDRSEISTTDYLDGFIYLNEKLDFFPHSEGYVKVIPVGNYYSFQYVFQYKDHLGNIRLSYSDIDGDGTINAATEIVQENNYYPFGLEHKGYNTDVSPSGNSVARKFKFNGIEHEEALGLNLYEMDFRQYDPAIARFTSIDPVTHHDFSTYTAFDNNPVFFADPSGADSESPIDLINDAWNQTPENGSATFDNQGNCQCGCPVKPPCAKKKAVREMNAGEFYAMAYNGPSKTAYLNGNDPYNPTDEDIAQNEREKAEAAGQVVLFVVGEWAVAKVLQGGIYVYKLVKFKSVFSSAMSASVKDKLARYLLNFDHTTGSSKAEFFKDALGFTINNADDLAKQIVFNNKKAIATEVTKYGTKYSQNIAIKGANGRVVDVTFGWIKNKDGLVKLVTGYPAK
- a CDS encoding RHS repeat domain-containing protein, coding for MGVKLRKEVRDRSEITTTDYLDGFIYLNEKLDFFPHSEGYVKVIPGGNYYSFQYVFQYKDHLGNIRLSYSDTDGDGSIEPRAEIIEEHNYYPFGLEIYEMDFRQYDPAIGRFTSVDPLAEKAPDWTPYRAFFNNPIRYIDPTGMLEDTYGIDDNGNIRHIDDQKYYDEQGNEVDRLYKMDSKYGVDKNGDYVESNVRDDGSSIVSDLAHSVKTKQYGTSEIGGSTFTANEYIAYADGSEKNEVNRIYDFAAKNSKVEWGLIGFNDKNGNFNYQIGTLGLGGLDGQFGLSSSPSLPRSMGQGLYSIHSHPGENGYQNRLESVYGDSSVGPHYLNNLGYKSYQIYFPSDNKTWGIDRYGRESANVKRIRF